A region of Planktothrix tepida PCC 9214 DNA encodes the following proteins:
- the purB gene encoding adenylosuccinate lyase, with protein MIERYTLPEMGNLWTETYKLQTWLQVEIAVCEAQAELGYIPSEAVEEIKAKANFDIKRVLEIEAEVRHDMIAFLTNVNEYVGDAGRYIHLGLTSSDVLDTALALQLVASVDVLLERTEALSQAIRYQAQQHRNTVMIGRSHGIHAEPITFGFKLAGWLAEVCRNRERLVRLRQTVAVGKISGAVGTYANVDPRVEAIACRNLGLEPDTASTQVISRDIHAEYVQTLALLAASIERFAVEIRNLQRTDVLEVEEFFAKGQKGSSAMPHKRNPIRSERLTGMARIIRGNAVAALENVALWHERDISHSCVERMILPDSSTVAHFMLVELTDLVKNLLVYPENMQRNMNLYGGVVFSQRVLLTLVEKGISREEAYRIVQSCAHTAWNQTNGDFQALIRENEQVKTKLSPEEIDACFDPKHHLKNLDQIYQRLDI; from the coding sequence ATGATAGAACGGTATACTTTGCCCGAAATGGGCAATTTGTGGACAGAGACTTACAAGCTGCAAACTTGGTTACAAGTAGAAATTGCCGTCTGTGAGGCACAGGCAGAATTAGGATATATTCCATCAGAAGCCGTTGAAGAAATTAAAGCTAAGGCGAATTTTGATATCAAGCGGGTGCTGGAAATTGAGGCAGAAGTCCGCCATGATATGATTGCCTTTTTAACGAATGTCAACGAATATGTTGGGGATGCCGGACGCTACATTCATTTAGGCTTAACCAGTTCCGATGTACTCGATACGGCTTTAGCGTTACAATTAGTGGCGAGTGTGGATGTGTTATTAGAACGCACAGAAGCCTTGAGTCAAGCCATTCGTTATCAAGCGCAACAACATCGAAATACGGTGATGATTGGTCGTTCCCATGGCATTCACGCCGAACCGATTACCTTTGGCTTTAAATTAGCTGGATGGTTAGCGGAAGTGTGTCGCAACCGAGAACGTTTGGTGCGTCTGCGTCAAACCGTTGCGGTGGGTAAAATTTCCGGGGCGGTGGGAACCTATGCTAATGTTGATCCCAGGGTAGAAGCGATCGCTTGTCGCAATTTAGGGCTCGAACCGGATACGGCTTCAACCCAAGTGATTTCCCGTGATATTCATGCGGAATATGTGCAAACTTTAGCGTTATTAGCCGCAAGTATTGAACGGTTTGCGGTGGAAATTCGCAACTTACAACGCACGGATGTTTTAGAAGTCGAAGAATTCTTTGCCAAAGGTCAAAAAGGTTCCTCGGCCATGCCCCATAAACGCAACCCGATTCGCAGTGAACGCTTAACGGGAATGGCGCGAATTATTCGGGGAAATGCCGTTGCTGCCTTAGAAAATGTTGCCCTCTGGCATGAACGGGATATTTCCCATAGTTGCGTTGAACGGATGATCTTACCCGATTCTTCAACGGTGGCTCATTTTATGTTAGTTGAACTAACAGATTTAGTCAAGAATCTGTTAGTTTATCCTGAAAATATGCAGCGCAACATGAACCTTTATGGTGGTGTTGTCTTTAGTCAACGGGTGTTATTAACCTTAGTTGAAAAAGGCATTAGCCGGGAAGAAGCCTATAGAATTGTTCAATCTTGCGCCCACACGGCTTGGAATCAAACCAATGGTGATTTTCAGGCTTTAATTAGGGAAAATGAGCAAGTCAAGACAAAATTATCTCCTGAAGAAATTGAT
- a CDS encoding SdrD B-like domain-containing protein: protein MFDPNDSNPIPLFDSGLDRESRQNPAPITLASGQNLNGINFGNTQLGSISGTKFNDLNRDSLLTPGEPGLSGWTIFIDTNNNGTLEATEPTTLTNASGGYAFTNLTAGNYTVREVQQPGWVQTTANPGLVSVTGGADITGINFGNNQSGTITGIKFNDSNGNGLFDAGETPLQGWTIFVDGNGNGVPDTGEGRLVTGADGRYTFANVPPGNYTLREVQQPGWTQTTPNPGAVGVSGGTNAIVNFGNRQLGSISGVKFNDLNNNATFDTGETGLAGWTIFIDANGNGTLEATEPTTVTNANGGYTFTSIPAGNYTVREVQQPGWVQTTPNPGPVSVTGGANITGINFGNNQFGTITGIKFNDTNTNALFDAGETPLQGWTIFIDANGNGTLEATEAAAVTGANGRYTFANVPPGNYTLREVQQTGWTQTTPNPGSVGISGGTNAIVNFGNRQFGSVSGIKFNDKNANGLFDAGETPLQGWTIYIDANGNGTLDATEPTTVTGTNGSYVFTNVPPGNYILREVQQPGWVQTVPPAKA from the coding sequence ATGTTTGATCCAAACGACTCTAATCCGATTCCTTTGTTCGATTCCGGTTTGGATAGGGAAAGTCGCCAAAACCCGGCTCCCATCACATTGGCTTCAGGACAAAACCTTAACGGGATTAACTTCGGTAATACGCAACTCGGCTCCATCAGTGGGACGAAGTTTAATGATCTCAATCGAGATAGCCTGCTCACCCCTGGGGAACCGGGTTTATCCGGATGGACTATCTTTATTGATACTAACAATAACGGAACCTTAGAAGCCACAGAACCCACTACTCTAACAAATGCCAGTGGTGGGTATGCCTTCACCAACTTAACGGCGGGAAATTATACCGTTCGAGAAGTACAGCAACCCGGATGGGTACAAACCACTGCTAACCCTGGGCTAGTAAGTGTAACCGGAGGTGCAGATATCACCGGAATTAACTTCGGGAATAACCAATCAGGTACTATCACTGGAATTAAATTCAACGATAGTAACGGTAACGGATTGTTTGATGCGGGTGAAACCCCATTACAGGGATGGACAATTTTTGTCGATGGTAACGGGAATGGCGTTCCTGATACGGGAGAAGGAAGGTTAGTGACCGGCGCCGATGGCCGTTACACTTTTGCCAATGTTCCACCGGGGAATTATACCCTGCGGGAAGTTCAACAACCGGGATGGACACAAACCACGCCGAACCCTGGAGCCGTTGGGGTCAGTGGTGGCACGAATGCTATTGTTAACTTTGGCAACCGTCAGTTGGGTTCCATTAGTGGGGTCAAATTTAATGATCTCAATAACAATGCCACCTTTGATACTGGGGAAACCGGTTTAGCGGGATGGACAATTTTTATTGATGCCAATGGTAACGGAACGTTAGAAGCGACAGAACCCACAACCGTAACGAATGCTAATGGTGGATATACCTTTACCAGTATTCCCGCAGGTAACTATACTGTTCGAGAAGTGCAGCAACCGGGATGGGTACAAACGACCCCTAACCCTGGCCCGGTGAGTGTGACCGGAGGTGCAAATATCACCGGAATTAATTTTGGGAATAACCAATTTGGAACCATCACAGGCATAAAGTTTAATGATACCAATACTAATGCCTTGTTTGATGCAGGTGAAACTCCGTTACAGGGGTGGACGATTTTTATTGATGCCAACGGGAATGGCACGCTTGAAGCCACAGAAGCTGCTGCCGTTACAGGCGCTAATGGTCGCTATACCTTTGCGAATGTTCCCCCTGGGAATTATACCCTGCGGGAAGTTCAGCAAACTGGATGGACACAAACGACCCCTAACCCTGGCTCCGTTGGCATCAGTGGTGGCACGAATGCTATCGTCAACTTTGGCAACCGTCAGTTTGGTTCCGTCAGTGGCATAAAGTTTAATGATAAAAACGCTAATGGTTTGTTTGATGCAGGTGAAACCCCTTTGCAGGGGTGGACAATTTATATTGATGCCAATGGTAACGGCACTTTGGATGCCACAGAACCGACAACTGTAACCGGAACAAATGGCAGTTACGTTTTCACTAACGTTCCGCCAGGGAATTATATCCTACGGGAAGTTCAACAACCGGGATGGGTTCAAACCGTTCCCCCAGCAAAAGCTTAA
- a CDS encoding ribose-phosphate pyrophosphokinase has protein sequence MIRSATLPLPYSEPLVADHSRLRLFSGSANTPLALEVSRYLGIDLGSMVRKRFADGEIYIQIQESIRGCDVYLIQPSCYPVNDNLMELLIMIDACRRASARQITAVIPYYGYARADRKTAGRESITAKLVANLITEAGASRILAMDLHSAQIQGYFDIPFDHVYGSPVILDYLMSKQLSDIVVVSPDVGGVARARAFANKLNDAPLAIIDKRRQAHNVAEVLNVIGDVKGKTAVLVDDMIDTAGTIAEGARLLRREGARQVYACATHAVFSSPAIERLSSGVFEEVIVTNTIPVIPEKQFDQLTVLSVANLLGETIWRIHEDSSVSSMFR, from the coding sequence GTGATCCGTTCTGCTACATTACCCCTTCCGTATTCTGAGCCATTAGTTGCTGATCATAGTCGGTTACGACTCTTTTCAGGATCGGCAAATACTCCCCTAGCCCTGGAAGTCAGCCGTTATTTAGGAATTGACTTAGGGTCAATGGTTCGCAAGCGATTCGCTGACGGAGAAATTTACATCCAGATTCAAGAGTCGATTCGAGGCTGTGATGTCTATTTGATTCAACCGTCTTGCTATCCGGTCAATGACAACTTAATGGAGTTGTTGATCATGATTGATGCTTGTAGACGGGCTTCTGCGCGTCAAATTACGGCTGTTATTCCCTATTATGGATACGCCAGAGCCGATCGCAAAACCGCAGGTCGTGAGTCCATCACTGCCAAATTAGTGGCTAACTTGATTACTGAAGCGGGTGCTAGTCGAATTCTCGCCATGGATTTACACTCGGCTCAGATTCAAGGGTATTTTGATATTCCCTTTGATCATGTTTATGGTTCTCCGGTAATTTTAGATTACCTGATGAGCAAACAGTTATCCGATATTGTTGTTGTTTCCCCGGATGTTGGTGGAGTCGCCCGTGCTAGGGCTTTTGCTAATAAACTGAATGATGCACCTTTGGCGATTATTGATAAACGTCGTCAAGCGCATAATGTTGCAGAAGTCTTAAATGTGATTGGGGATGTCAAGGGGAAAACGGCTGTTTTAGTCGATGACATGATTGATACAGCCGGGACAATTGCTGAAGGTGCTCGTTTATTACGTCGAGAAGGTGCGCGTCAAGTCTACGCCTGTGCCACCCATGCGGTCTTTTCTTCCCCTGCCATTGAACGTTTATCGAGTGGGGTGTTTGAAGAAGTGATTGTTACCAATACAATTCCCGTTATTCCCGAAAAACAGTTTGATCAGTTAACAGTTTTGTCTGTTGCGAATTTACTGGGGGAAACAATTTGGCGAATTCACGAAGATAGCTCTGTAAGCAGTATGTTCCGATAA
- a CDS encoding GatB/YqeY domain-containing protein, whose translation MSLKDRISEDIKAAMKSKDKVRLETVRSIKKVLLEKETSPGAEGKDSLTEAQELEVLIQAAKQRRDSIEQYQNAGREDLADKEKAELAIIEEYLPKQLSDEEVSAIIDQVIVEVGATSAKDMGKVMGPAMQRLKGQTDGKKVQELVKAKLG comes from the coding sequence ATGAGTCTCAAAGATCGCATTAGTGAAGATATCAAAGCTGCCATGAAGTCTAAGGACAAGGTGCGGCTAGAAACCGTTCGCAGCATTAAAAAAGTGCTGCTAGAGAAAGAAACCAGCCCTGGAGCAGAGGGAAAAGATTCCCTCACCGAAGCACAAGAATTAGAAGTGTTAATTCAAGCGGCGAAACAACGTCGAGACTCCATTGAACAATATCAAAACGCTGGACGGGAGGATTTAGCCGACAAAGAAAAAGCTGAACTTGCCATCATTGAAGAATATCTTCCCAAACAACTTAGCGATGAAGAAGTGAGTGCCATTATTGATCAAGTTATTGTCGAGGTTGGTGCAACTTCTGCTAAAGATATGGGGAAAGTGATGGGGCCAGCCATGCAACGCTTAAAAGGTCAAACGGACGGTAAAAAGGTTCAGGAACTGGTAAAAGCGAAGTTAGGTTGA
- a CDS encoding serine/threonine-protein kinase, producing MTQTAIPVGTILQNRYRLIGVLGQGGFGRTYLAEDQGRFNERCALKEFIPVQTGTYALQKSKELFRREAQILYQIHHAQIPQFGAVFEENQRLFLVQDYVEGKTYHALLMERKKAAPGFPQTFTEAEIVLFLRQMLPVLAHIHSLGIIHRDISPDNIILRHRDQLPILIDFGVVIEIATRINTPDLTLPPATRVGKLGYAPFEQIQTGQAFPSSDLYALAVTAIVLLTGQEPQYLLDQTALSWNWQPYSNVSPNFAQIINRMLSRQPSDRYPSAQDVEQALQTLNQPLSFPPTQTLPIPVPSPTPQPPDPNFSQLPTLAVGRPLVTQQGQQQAQNNNSPVVPPPTPSLSPNPDPILSSPQSLWDKPITVIIAGVLVACLAAWGSWALVKGFLKITDRKPEEPPSQVNPPLASPSNPIPSLPLPNLTPNPTPSNPALIPSPVVPTPTTKRLNLVVGEPTVVEGNLKANQAANYVVPAEAGQQFYASVSGEGVLLTLLGPDQQPINQGEAVSLWQGTLPSTGDYTVILNPIPGLPESNYKLDLTLINTLSPITPSEPQPEPTPLREPEPTPLREPEPSPQPTFAPAPAPAPVPAPEPAPTPAPTPPPTPAPTPPPTPAPTPEPAPIPAPEPTPAPPLEPSPTPEPTPEPVPESTPLPSPESQPITTPKLE from the coding sequence ATGACGCAAACTGCTATTCCCGTTGGGACAATTCTGCAAAACCGCTACCGCTTGATTGGTGTTTTAGGCCAGGGGGGGTTTGGTCGTACCTATTTAGCCGAAGATCAAGGACGATTTAACGAGCGCTGCGCCTTAAAAGAATTTATTCCCGTCCAAACCGGAACCTACGCCCTACAAAAATCTAAAGAACTGTTTCGGCGGGAAGCCCAAATTCTCTACCAAATTCATCATGCTCAAATTCCTCAGTTTGGGGCGGTTTTTGAAGAAAATCAACGGTTATTTTTAGTTCAAGATTATGTAGAAGGGAAAACCTATCACGCTTTATTAATGGAGCGGAAAAAAGCAGCACCTGGTTTTCCTCAAACCTTTACGGAAGCTGAAATAGTGCTGTTTTTACGGCAAATGTTGCCCGTTTTAGCTCATATTCATAGTTTAGGAATTATTCATCGAGATATTTCCCCGGATAATATTATTTTACGTCATCGAGATCAACTGCCTATATTAATTGATTTTGGGGTGGTGATTGAAATTGCAACTCGCATCAATACCCCTGATTTAACCTTACCTCCGGCTACTCGCGTCGGAAAATTAGGGTATGCTCCTTTTGAACAAATTCAAACGGGACAAGCTTTTCCCAGTAGTGATTTATATGCTTTAGCGGTAACGGCTATTGTTTTATTAACGGGTCAAGAACCGCAATATTTACTCGACCAAACCGCTTTATCTTGGAATTGGCAACCTTATAGTAATGTCAGTCCGAATTTCGCTCAAATTATTAATCGAATGTTGAGTCGGCAACCGAGCGATCGCTATCCATCGGCTCAGGACGTTGAACAAGCGTTACAAACCCTGAATCAACCTTTGAGTTTTCCCCCCACTCAAACTCTACCGATTCCCGTTCCTTCCCCCACACCCCAACCCCCAGACCCGAATTTTTCTCAACTCCCCACCCTAGCGGTTGGACGACCCTTAGTTACTCAACAAGGTCAACAGCAAGCCCAGAACAATAATAGTCCCGTTGTTCCGCCTCCGACCCCTTCCCTATCTCCTAATCCTGATCCGATTCTCTCAAGCCCTCAATCCCTTTGGGATAAACCCATCACCGTGATTATAGCGGGTGTTTTAGTGGCTTGTTTAGCAGCTTGGGGATCTTGGGCTTTAGTTAAAGGATTCCTGAAAATTACTGACCGCAAACCCGAAGAACCCCCCTCCCAGGTCAATCCTCCCCTGGCTAGTCCCTCAAATCCTATACCGTCCCTACCCTTACCTAATTTAACCCCGAACCCCACCCCATCGAATCCAGCATTGATTCCTTCTCCGGTTGTACCCACCCCCACTACAAAGCGCTTGAATTTAGTGGTGGGAGAACCAACGGTCGTTGAAGGTAATCTGAAAGCCAATCAAGCCGCTAACTATGTGGTTCCGGCTGAAGCTGGACAACAGTTTTATGCCTCCGTCAGTGGGGAAGGAGTCTTATTAACCTTACTTGGCCCGGATCAACAACCGATTAATCAGGGAGAAGCGGTCTCTTTGTGGCAAGGAACTTTACCTTCCACCGGGGACTATACCGTAATTCTCAATCCTATTCCTGGGCTACCCGAAAGTAACTATAAGTTAGACCTGACGTTAATTAATACCCTTTCCCCCATTACGCCTTCAGAACCTCAACCGGAACCTACCCCCCTTCGTGAACCGGAACCTACCCCCCTTCGTGAACCGGAACCCAGCCCTCAACCAACCTTTGCACCTGCGCCAGCCCCAGCCCCTGTTCCAGCACCGGAGCCAGCCCCGACACCAGCACCGACCCCGCCTCCGACACCTGCTCCTACCCCGCCTCCGACACCTGCTCCTACCCCGGAACCCGCCCCAATTCCAGCGCCAGAACCGACTCCAGCACCGCCCTTGGAACCGAGTCCCACACCAGAACCGACTCCAGAGCCAGTCCCAGAATCTACTCCCCTTCCTTCCCCAGAGTCTCAACCTATTACTACACCTAAGTTGGAATGA
- a CDS encoding 2-succinylbenzoate--CoA ligase translates to MDFIDKIKSQNQVNLEQKEFLIDLSKTYLQEINHWEKLNKNYPKILISESDPILFLAAFVAAVTAKCPVFLGNPQWGKEEWNQVYELVKPNLLISQGRILDYQNSAPKNHELLQNLIMIPTGGTSGNIKFAVHTWDTLTASVLGVQQYFQTPAIHSFCTLPLYHVSGLMQWMRSLLTDGQFIITSFKTVETEDWINFNPHHFFISLVPTQLHRLLQQPSLTNWLSQFQIVLLGGAPPWLDLLEQSRFYQIPLALTYGMTETASQIVTLKPSDFLRGNNSCGKVLPHAKIKIQDQNGAELKTNQPGLITIEADSLMLGYYQENFDPQMRINSFIPDDLGYWDEQGYLTLVGRQSNKIITGGENVFPAEVEAVILSTGLVQDICVIGKPDQYWGEIVVAVYVPGFKQVSLMELQQAMLGKLSKFKHPKLWIPLEQLPRNFQGKLNQKLLREFVMDYQDQ, encoded by the coding sequence ATGGATTTTATTGATAAAATCAAAAGCCAAAATCAGGTTAATTTAGAGCAGAAAGAATTTTTAATAGATCTTTCTAAAACTTATTTGCAAGAGATTAATCACTGGGAAAAATTAAATAAAAATTATCCTAAAATACTAATATCAGAATCTGACCCTATTTTATTTTTAGCGGCTTTTGTAGCTGCGGTGACAGCAAAATGTCCTGTGTTTTTAGGTAATCCTCAATGGGGAAAAGAAGAATGGAATCAAGTTTATGAATTAGTTAAACCTAATTTATTAATATCTCAAGGTCGAATTTTAGATTATCAAAATTCTGCCCCTAAGAATCATGAATTGCTTCAAAATTTGATTATGATTCCCACGGGAGGAACTTCGGGAAATATTAAGTTTGCTGTTCATACTTGGGATACTTTAACGGCTTCAGTTTTAGGCGTTCAACAATATTTTCAAACCCCTGCTATTCATTCTTTTTGTACGTTACCCCTTTATCATGTTAGTGGATTAATGCAGTGGATGCGATCGCTTTTAACCGATGGACAATTCATCATCACATCCTTTAAAACGGTAGAAACAGAAGACTGGATTAATTTTAATCCTCATCACTTTTTTATTTCCTTAGTTCCCACCCAATTACATCGCTTATTACAACAACCCTCCTTAACAAATTGGTTATCTCAATTTCAGATAGTCTTATTAGGAGGAGCCCCCCCTTGGTTAGACTTATTAGAACAAAGTCGTTTTTATCAAATTCCTCTGGCGTTAACCTATGGAATGACAGAAACTGCTTCTCAAATTGTTACCTTAAAACCCTCGGATTTTTTACGGGGAAATAATAGCTGTGGAAAGGTTTTACCCCATGCTAAAATTAAAATCCAGGATCAAAATGGAGCCGAATTAAAAACGAATCAACCCGGACTGATTACAATTGAAGCGGATTCCTTAATGTTAGGATATTATCAAGAGAATTTTGATCCTCAAATGCGGATTAATAGTTTTATACCTGATGATTTAGGTTATTGGGATGAACAGGGATATTTAACATTAGTAGGAAGACAGAGTAATAAAATTATTACTGGGGGAGAAAATGTATTTCCCGCAGAAGTAGAAGCGGTTATTCTTTCTACGGGTTTAGTTCAGGATATTTGTGTAATAGGGAAACCGGATCAATACTGGGGCGAAATTGTGGTTGCGGTCTATGTTCCGGGTTTTAAACAGGTGTCTCTGATGGAATTACAACAGGCAATGCTCGGAAAATTATCCAAGTTTAAACATCCTAAATTGTGGATTCCTTTAGAACAGTTACCTCGTAATTTCCAAGGAAAATTAAATCAAAAACTCCTGCGAGAATTCGTTATGGATTATCAGGATCAGTAA
- a CDS encoding DoxX family protein, with translation MMQFIPLIGRTFLATIFIHAAVNKIFDFANTQTMMTEKGLPFAGVLLVGTIIVEIVGGLSLVVGYKTRLGAWLLILFLIPATFVFHNFWDIPSEKIDFFKNLSIMGGLLMITYFGAGPVSVDEHITMSNTDFTDPDNP, from the coding sequence ATGATGCAGTTTATTCCGTTAATAGGACGGACATTTTTAGCAACAATTTTCATTCACGCTGCGGTTAATAAAATCTTTGATTTTGCCAATACTCAAACAATGATGACAGAAAAAGGTTTACCGTTTGCGGGGGTATTATTAGTAGGAACCATTATTGTCGAAATTGTCGGAGGATTATCGTTAGTGGTCGGGTATAAAACCCGTTTAGGGGCTTGGCTTTTAATTCTATTCTTAATTCCAGCAACCTTCGTCTTTCATAATTTTTGGGATATCCCTTCAGAAAAAATTGATTTCTTCAAAAATTTATCAATTATGGGTGGGTTACTGATGATTACCTATTTTGGAGCAGGGCCAGTAAGTGTTGATGAACATATTACGATGAGTAATACTGACTTTACTGATCCTGATAATCCATAA
- the menA gene encoding 2-carboxy-1,4-naphthoquinone phytyltransferase yields the protein MTTELIAASKNKLWLAAIKPPMYSVAIMPIWVGTAVAVFETSTLNWKIFTTFITAAILILAWENLLNDVFDSETGIDKNKHHSLVNLTGNKLFILAIGNGCLALALLGLLAICWWQKDLTVLGLILLCCGLGYLYQGPPFRLGYQGLGEFLCFFAFGPLGVSAAYYSQTQSWSWVCLATSIIVGIPITLVLFCSHFHQVDDDIAAGKKSPIVRLGTERGAKLLPWVCGSIFLLTGGLVLFGILPIWTLLSFVGIPSAIKLCRHVSQYHNQPNLVSNCKFIAISLQFWSSLFLGVGLILH from the coding sequence ATGACCACAGAACTGATTGCAGCCTCAAAAAATAAATTATGGTTAGCGGCGATTAAGCCGCCGATGTATAGTGTGGCCATTATGCCAATTTGGGTTGGCACTGCCGTTGCCGTCTTTGAAACGTCTACCCTCAATTGGAAAATTTTTACCACGTTTATCACGGCTGCTATTTTAATTTTAGCCTGGGAAAACCTTTTGAATGATGTCTTTGATTCAGAAACAGGAATTGATAAAAATAAGCATCATTCTTTAGTCAATTTAACCGGAAATAAATTATTTATTCTTGCTATTGGGAATGGTTGTTTAGCTTTAGCTCTTTTAGGATTATTAGCAATTTGTTGGTGGCAAAAGGATTTAACCGTTTTAGGATTAATTCTCCTGTGTTGTGGGTTGGGGTATTTATATCAAGGGCCTCCCTTTCGGTTAGGATATCAAGGATTAGGAGAATTTTTATGTTTTTTTGCTTTTGGGCCCTTGGGGGTTTCCGCAGCCTATTATAGTCAAACCCAAAGCTGGTCATGGGTTTGTTTAGCGACATCAATTATTGTCGGAATTCCGATCACCTTAGTTTTATTTTGTTCCCATTTTCATCAAGTTGATGATGATATTGCGGCGGGTAAAAAGTCTCCCATTGTGCGTTTAGGAACAGAACGAGGTGCAAAACTTTTACCTTGGGTTTGTGGAAGCATTTTTTTGTTAACTGGGGGATTAGTGCTATTTGGAATTTTACCCATTTGGACGTTACTCAGCTTTGTTGGAATTCCCTCTGCTATAAAACTCTGCCGTCATGTCAGTCAATATCATAACCAGCCTAACTTAGTCAGCAATTGCAAATTTATTGCGATTTCTCTACAATTTTGGAGTAGCTTATTCTTAGGGGTAGGGTTAATTTTACATTAA
- a CDS encoding isochorismate synthase, producing MPVFPSATPLLQDRQELHRFLLEFQHHGLQDYQTKILSIAHEIQWIDPLAVLQEFYHPNLIHFYFEKPQIEESFVAVDTAIKFTTGGKNRFLEAQNFIQSCLDKTVIIGSKNSNLPKPYFCCSFTFFDQHFNSNLSVDSLPDSSIHQERVYFPPTTIFLPKWQVIRKKNRCILIVNIVLKKNSKIENILSDVWYKSQQINALEKTSILSVACENSSLLLTKQVETDPKPYLQFKQSVNSALDLIQAKSLKKLVLSQPIDVVSKKPFNLIHSLNNLRFLYPDCYIFSTGNGKGQQFIGASPERLISLKNQELITDALAGSAPRGKTPLEDVNLGQELLNSEKNLREHQVVVDFIVERLLNLGLTPNLTGLPCLRQLTNIQHLWTPIQCQVSSQIHLLEILAQLHPTPAVAGTPRDIAQQQIHHYEAFDRSLYAAPIGWIDHQGNGEFVVGIRSALLDGNRARLYAGAGIVAGSEPEKELAEIQLKLQALLRALV from the coding sequence ATGCCAGTTTTTCCTTCTGCAACCCCGTTATTGCAAGATCGCCAAGAACTGCATCGTTTTTTGTTAGAGTTTCAGCATCATGGATTACAGGATTACCAGACTAAAATTCTCAGTATTGCTCATGAAATTCAATGGATTGATCCGTTAGCAGTTTTACAGGAGTTTTATCATCCTAATTTAATTCATTTTTATTTTGAGAAACCTCAAATTGAGGAATCCTTTGTTGCGGTTGATACGGCTATAAAGTTCACCACAGGAGGAAAAAATCGGTTTTTAGAAGCTCAAAACTTTATTCAGTCTTGTTTAGATAAAACTGTTATTATTGGTTCTAAAAACAGTAATTTACCTAAACCTTATTTTTGTTGTAGTTTTACTTTTTTTGATCAACATTTTAATTCTAATTTATCGGTGGACTCTTTACCGGATTCTTCAATTCATCAAGAACGAGTTTATTTTCCGCCAACTACCATATTTCTACCGAAATGGCAAGTGATTCGCAAAAAGAATCGCTGCATTTTAATTGTTAATATTGTTTTAAAGAAAAACTCTAAAATCGAAAATATTTTGAGTGATGTTTGGTATAAAAGTCAACAAATTAATGCGTTAGAAAAAACCTCAATTCTCTCGGTCGCCTGTGAAAATTCTAGTTTATTATTAACAAAACAAGTAGAAACTGACCCCAAACCTTATTTACAGTTTAAACAGTCTGTGAATTCCGCTTTAGATTTAATTCAAGCTAAATCTTTAAAGAAATTGGTGCTTTCTCAACCCATTGATGTGGTTTCTAAAAAACCGTTTAATTTGATTCATTCTTTAAATAATTTACGATTTTTGTACCCAGATTGTTATATCTTTTCAACGGGAAATGGCAAGGGTCAACAATTTATTGGTGCGAGTCCAGAACGGTTAATTAGTTTAAAAAATCAGGAGTTAATTACCGATGCCTTGGCGGGTTCAGCCCCCCGTGGCAAAACGCCTTTAGAAGATGTTAATTTAGGTCAAGAATTACTGAATAGTGAAAAAAATCTGCGTGAGCATCAAGTGGTGGTAGATTTTATTGTTGAACGGTTATTAAATTTAGGGTTAACTCCGAATTTAACGGGTTTACCTTGTTTAAGACAACTCACTAATATTCAACACCTATGGACACCGATTCAATGTCAAGTTTCTAGCCAGATTCATCTGTTAGAAATCTTAGCCCAATTGCACCCGACTCCGGCTGTGGCGGGAACCCCTAGAGATATTGCTCAACAACAAATCCATCATTATGAAGCTTTTGATCGCTCCCTTTATGCGGCTCCCATTGGTTGGATTGATCATCAAGGAAATGGAGAATTTGTTGTCGGAATTCGTTCTGCTTTATTAGATGGAAATCGTGCTAGACTTTATGCAGGAGCCGGAATTGTGGCGGGGTCAGAACCGGAAAAAGAACTCGCTGAAATTCAATTAAAATTACAAGCTTTATTACGAGCATTAGTGTAA